From the Euphorbia lathyris chromosome 6, ddEupLath1.1, whole genome shotgun sequence genome, one window contains:
- the LOC136233644 gene encoding omega-3 fatty acid desaturase, endoplasmic reticulum-like, protein MTVQDPSSLNPDGDDNDFDPSNPPPFKIAEIRAAIPKHCWVKNPWRSLTYVLRDVLVVFTLAASALFFNSCLFWPIYWISQGTMFWAIFVLGHDCGHGSFSDSSFLNNVMGHFLHSSILVPYHGWRISHRTHHQNHGNVEKDESWVPLPEKIYKSLDLRTRVMRFTMPLPMFAYPFYLWTRSPGKEGSHFNPYSELFSPSERKAVLTSTLCWLMMVVLLLSSCYIFGHLQVLKVYGVPYAIFVMWLDIVTYLHHHGHDRKLPWYRGEEWSYLRGGLTTVDRDYGIFNNIHHDIGTHVIHHLFPQIPHYHLVEATKAAKSVLGKYYREPKKSGAFPFHLLDSLVRSITEDHYVSDYGEIVYYQTDPAMYKLSKAKIL, encoded by the exons ATGACTGTCCAAGATCCCTCTTCTCTCAACCCTGATGGTGATGATAATGATTTTGATCCgagcaaccctcctcctttcaAAATTGCTGAGATTCGAGCTGCAATTCCTAAGCATTGTTGGGTCAAAAATCCATGGAGATCTCTCACTTATGTTTTAAGAGATGTCCTTGTCGTTTTTACTTTGGCTGCTTCTGCTCTTTTCTTCAATTCATGCTTGTTTTGGCCAATCTATTGGATTTCTCAGGGGACCATGTTTTGGGCTATATTCGTTCTTGGTCATGACTG TGGACATGGAAGCTTTTCTGATAGCTCCTTCCTAAATAATGTAATGGGCCATTTTCTGCATTCCTCAATTCTTGTACCCTACCATGGATG GAGAATCAGCCACAGAACTCACCATCAGAATCATGGAAATGTTGAGAAGGATGAGTCATGGGTTCCG CTTCCTGAAAAGATATATAAGAGCTTAGATCTACGTACTCGGGTGATGAGATTCACTATGCCTCTCCCCATGTTTGCATACCCTTTCTATCTG TGGACGAGAAGTCCAGGAAAAGAAGGTTCACATTTCAATCCATACAGTGAACTGTTTTCTCCTAGTGAAAGAAAAGCTGTGTTAACTTCAACACTATGTTGGCTTATGATGGTAGTTTTGCTCCTCTCTTCCTGCTACATTTTTGGTCATCTTCAAGTCCTTAAGGTCTATGGTGTCCCTTATGCA ATATTTGTTATGTGGTTGGATATCGTTACATACTTGCATCACCATGGACATGATCGTAAACTTCCCTGGTACCGCGGGGAGGAATGGAGCTATTTACGCGGGGGACTTACAACAGTAGATCGAGATTACGGAATTTTCAATAATATCCATCATGACATAGGAACACACGTCATTCATCATCTCTTTCCTCAAATCCCACACTATCACTTAGTAGAAGCG ACAAAGGCAGCAAAGTCAGTGCTGGGAAAGTACTACAGAGAACCAAAGAAGTCAGGGGCATTTCCATTTCATTTGTTGGACAGTTTAGTAAGAAGCATAACAGAAGATCATTATGTGAGTGACTATGGAGAGATAGTGTATTATCAGACTGACCCTGCAATGTATAAATTAAGTAAAGCGAAGATACTCTGA